TCCACCCCAGTCATCATCGCTCAGATGCTCGAGCGCGAGCGGGATGATCATCTTCTCTTCGGCGTTGAGGTGGTTCCACTGCCCGTCGACGAAGCGATCGATGGCCTCGGCCAGAGACGTGCCCGACGAATTCGACGCACCGCCGGCACCCAGGTTCGCCGCCTGCGCCTCGAGTTCGGCCAGCAGCCGACCGCCCTCCTCGTGCTCCTGCTCGAGCACCGCGAGGGTTTCCGCCGCTGCGGGGTGACGCTGCCTGAGTTTGGCAAACAGGAATTCCTCTTCCTTGGGGTGATGAAGGCGCTCGGGAAACGCACGCAGGTAATGCAACATCGATGCGATGAAGCCGTAATCGACCGCCTCTCCCCGACGGGCCAAGGCGGCCTGTTCGCGCAGCCCGCTGCAGATCGCAGCGATCGCCCGATGCTCGTCCTTGATGATGGTGACCGCGGCTTCGGCCGCCGAACAGCGCACGTTGGCCTCGACCGTCGCCACCAGCACCGGTAGCGTGGCATGCGCGAGCACTTTCTGCGTCTGCGAGCCGATCATCAGCGCTTTCAGCCCGCGACGTCCGTGCGAGGCCATG
This DNA window, taken from Thauera sp. K11, encodes the following:
- a CDS encoding universal stress protein — encoded protein: MYQHLLVPIDGSDLGARLVTQAVRFAASLGARITFFTMREDYGSTGEGALSRTLSPEAFAEASLGEANALLAKAIAAAGEVGVECDGLARTGARAYEQILEAAAECQCDLIFMASHGRRGLKALMIGSQTQKVLAHATLPVLVATVEANVRCSAAEAAVTIIKDEHRAIAAICSGLREQAALARRGEAVDYGFIASMLHYLRAFPERLHHPKEEEFLFAKLRQRHPAAAETLAVLEQEHEEGGRLLAELEAQAANLGAGGASNSSGTSLAEAIDRFVDGQWNHLNAEEKMIIPLALEHLSDDDWGGIERAFRENAQIGRGHEEDEAFRRLFSRLMNMRVGRQSA